A DNA window from Engystomops pustulosus chromosome 6, aEngPut4.maternal, whole genome shotgun sequence contains the following coding sequences:
- the H3-3B gene encoding histone H3.3, translating into MARTKQTARKSTGGKAPRKQLATKAARKSAPSTGGVKKPHRYRPGTVALREIRRYQKSTELLIRKLPFQRLVREIAQDFKTDLRFQSAAIGALQEASEAYLVGLFEDTNLCAIHAKRVTIMPKDIQLARRIRGERA; encoded by the exons ATGGCCCGTACCAAGCAGACCGCTCGTAAGTCCACTGGTGGAAAGGCTCCACGTAAACAACTGGCCACCAAAGCCGCCAGGAAAAGTGCGCCCTCCACAGGAGGTGTGAAGAAGCCCCATCGTTACAG GCCCGGCACTGTTGCTCTCCGTGAGATCCGTCGTTACCAGAAGTCCACTGAGCTTCTGATCCGCAAACTCCCTTTCCAGAGGCTGGTGAGAGAAATCGCCCAGGACTTCAAGACTGATCTCCGCTTCCAAAGCGCTGCCATTGGTGCACTGCAG GAAGCCAGTGAAGCTTACCTTGTCGGTCTCTTTGAAGACACCAACCTGTGTGCCATCCATGCAAAGAGAGTGACAATCATGCCCAAGGACATCCAGCTGGCTCGCAGGATAAGAGGAGAGCGGGCATAG
- the UNK gene encoding RING finger protein unkempt homolog isoform X2, with protein sequence MASAQAHSACTAAFRVEPAIKGPEEGGYTMSKGPVPSSPSASSSSPAAAAGGALQAQPEKPQHYTYLKEFRTEQCPLFVQHKCTQHRPYTCFHWHFVNQRRRRSVRRRDGTFNYSPDIYCTKYDETSGLCPDGDDCPFLHRTTGDTERRYHLRYYKTGICIHETDSKGHCTKNGQHCAFAHGPHDLRSPVYDIRELQAMEALQNGQPTLDGSLEGQTAVAASHAMIEKILGEEPRWQDTTYVLGHYKTEQCKKPPRLCRQGYACPYYHNSKDRRRSPRQNKYRSSPCPSVKHGDEWGDPSKCESGDSCQYCHTRTEQQFHPEIYKSTKCNDMQQSGSCPRGPFCAFAHVEQSLLCDDLQSASSVSSPTQTGPIMYMPSAAGDSVPVSPSSPHAPDFSSVWGKMTHLPTSPTSASMLCASLGSPTNPCGSPPGSLGKPLSLDNLGFHSDLPGSYKRAPGCEREDSVGTDYLKNYKSQAKLKAHSMEHRSQEQPLLQSKQDALGILPMGSPLTSSISSSITSSLAATPPSPAAISGTPGMNANALPFYPTSDTVESVIESALDDLDLNDFGVAALEKSFDNSTVTSPGGIMIGGSLMQSSAPVNIPGSLGSSASFHSTSPSPPVSISSHFLHQTTGPHSQSENTFLSTSATHSSLGLNGMNNSIWEHFVSGSYSPGTSPAFPSGPGGAELARLRQELEEASSTIKQWEDSWKQAKQACDAWKKEAEEANERASAASMECELAREQRDALEQQLKKLQEELERIPGVSDSKLHSSMNELEGLPLSTLFSIQKQLHASLERVDKQ encoded by the exons ATGGCGTCCGCGCAGGCGCATTCGGCCTGCACCGCGGCGTTCCGCGTAGAGCCAGCGATAAAAGGACCGGAGGAGGGAGGCTACACGATGTCTAAGGGCCCTGTCCCAAGTTCCCCGTCCGCCTCGTCCAGTTCCCCGGCTGCAGCGGCAGGCGGGGCTCTGCAGGCGCAGCCCGAGAAGCCTCAGCACTACAC GTATTTGAAAGAGTTCCGGACTGAACAGTGCCCACTCTTTGTGCAACACAAGTGCACCCAGCATCGACCCTATACCTGTTTCCATTGGCATTTTGTTAACCAGCGAAGACGGAGATCTGTGAGACGCAGAGATGGGACGTTCAACTACAGCCCAGATATTTACTGCACAAAATACGATGAAACGTCAGGCCTGTGCCCCGATGGGGATGA TTGCCCCTTTCTACATAGAACAACCGGGGACACAGAAAGAAGATATCACCTTCGATACTACAAGACTGGCATCTGCATCCATGAGACAGACTCCAAAGGTCATTGCACAAAGAATGGTCAGCACTGTGCTTTTGCTCACGGTCCCCATGATCTCCGCTCACCAGTATATGACATAAG AGAACTACAGGCTATGGAGGCCCTACAGAATGGACAGCCAACCCTGGATGGAAGCCTGGAAGGACAAACTGCAGTAGCAGCAAGTCATGCCATGATAGAGAAGATTCTGGGAGAGGAACCACGCTGGCAGG ACACCACCTATGTTCTCGGGCACTATAAGACTGAACAATGTAAAAAGCCTCCCCGTCTCTGCCGTCAAGGATATGCATGTCCCTATTACCACAATAGTAAGGACCGTAGAAGGAGTCCACGCCAAAATAAATACAG GTCTTCTCCTTGTCCAAGTGTGAAACACGGAGATGAATGGGGAGACCCTAGTAAGTGCGAAAGTGGGGACTCCTGTCAATATTGCCACACAAGAACAGAGCAGCAGTTTCACCCAGAG ATCTACAAGTCCACAAAATGCAACGACATGCAGCAGTCTGGAAGCTGCCCACGCGGGCCCTTCTGTGCCTTTGCACATGTAGAAC AATCCCTTCTTTGTGATGATCTTCAGTCTGCTTCTTCTGTGTCAAGTCCTACTCAGACGGGACCTATTATGTATATGCCATCTGCAGCAGGAGACTCTGTCCCTGTGAGCCCCTCAAGTCcacatgcaccagacttcagcaGT gTATGGGGCAAGATGACCCACCTTCCCACTAGTCCAACGTCAGCATCT ATGCTATGTGCCAGTTTAGGAAGTCCAACAAACCCATGTGGGTCTCCTCCGGGATCTCTAGGAAAACCTCTCAGTTTAGATAACCTCGGCTTTCATAGTGACCTGCCAGGCAGCTATAAAAGGGCTCCCGGATGCGAGAGAGAAGACTCTGTAGGAACGGATTATCTTAAAAACTATAAAAGCCAG GCCAAGTTAAAAGCGCACTCAATGGAGCACAGAAGCCAAGAACAACCTCTTTTACAGTCAAAACAG GATGCACTAGGAATCCTGCCCATGGGAAGTCCATTAACCTCAAGCATTTCCTCTAGCATTACATCAAGCCTGGCTGCTACACCACCCAGCCCGGCAGCTATAAGTGGTACCCCTGGTATGAATGCCAATGCTCTTCCTTTCTACCCAACCAGTGACACTGTAGAGTCAGTCATAG AATCTGCTCTCGATGATCTGGATCTGAATGACTTTGGGGTTGCGGCTTTAGAAAAATCATTTGATAACAGCACAGTTACATCTCCTGGAGGCATCATGATAG GTGGGAGTCTTATGCAGAGCTCGGCTCCTGTAAATATCCCTGGTTCCTTGGGTAGCTCGGCATCCTTTCACTCCACATCCCCATCGCCCCCCGTCAGCATCTCTTCACATTTCCTTCATCAAACAACCGGGCCTCACAGCCAGTCAGAGAATACCTTTCTTAGTACGTCAGCTACCCATAGTTCATTGG GTCTGAATGGGATGAATAATAGCATATGGGAACACTTTGTATCCGGCAGCTACTCCCCTGGAACATCCCCAGCGTttccatctggtccaggaggtGCTGAATTGGCCCGGCTCCGACAGGAATTAGAGGAGGCTAGTAGTACCATCAAGCAATGGGAGGACTCGTGGAAGCAAGCTaaacag GCCTGCGATGCCTGGAAAAAAGAAGCAGAGGAGGCCAATGAACGAGCCAGTGCGGCCAGCATGGAATGTGAATTAGCCCGGGAGCAGAGAGATGCTCTGGAACAACAACTGAAGAAACTGCAGGAAGAGCTGGAGAGAATTCCAGGGGTGTCGGATTCTAAGCTTCACAGCTCCATGAATGAACTGGAGGGGCTCCCTCTCTCCACCCTCTTTAGTATACAGAAGCAGCTACATGCCAGCCTTGAAAGGGTTGATAAG CAATGA
- the UNK gene encoding RING finger protein unkempt homolog isoform X1 encodes MASAQAHSACTAAFRVEPAIKGPEEGGYTMSKGPVPSSPSASSSSPAAAAGGALQAQPEKPQHYTYLKEFRTEQCPLFVQHKCTQHRPYTCFHWHFVNQRRRRSVRRRDGTFNYSPDIYCTKYDETSGLCPDGDDCPFLHRTTGDTERRYHLRYYKTGICIHETDSKGHCTKNGQHCAFAHGPHDLRSPVYDIRELQAMEALQNGQPTLDGSLEGQTAVAASHAMIEKILGEEPRWQDTTYVLGHYKTEQCKKPPRLCRQGYACPYYHNSKDRRRSPRQNKYRSSPCPSVKHGDEWGDPSKCESGDSCQYCHTRTEQQFHPEIYKSTKCNDMQQSGSCPRGPFCAFAHVEQSLLCDDLQSASSVSSPTQTGPIMYMPSAAGDSVPVSPSSPHAPDFSSVWGKMTHLPTSPTSASMLCASLGSPTNPCGSPPGSLGKPLSLDNLGFHSDLPGSYKRAPGCEREDSVGTDYLKNYKSQAKLKAHSMEHRSQEQPLLQSKQDALGILPMGSPLTSSISSSITSSLAATPPSPAAISGTPGMNANALPFYPTSDTVESVIESALDDLDLNDFGVAALEKSFDNSTVTSPGGIMIGGSLMQSSAPVNIPGSLGSSASFHSTSPSPPVSISSHFLHQTTGPHSQSENTFLSTSATHSSLGLNGMNNSIWEHFVSGSYSPGTSPAFPSGPGGAELARLRQELEEASSTIKQWEDSWKQAKQACDAWKKEAEEANERASAASMECELAREQRDALEQQLKKLQEELERIPGVSDSKLHSSMNELEGLPLSTLFSIQKQLHASLERVDKVVFQLQSMKCCKCQDQNRAMLQCQHSVLCEVCAAEEGECPSCQLTIQPLLQP; translated from the exons ATGGCGTCCGCGCAGGCGCATTCGGCCTGCACCGCGGCGTTCCGCGTAGAGCCAGCGATAAAAGGACCGGAGGAGGGAGGCTACACGATGTCTAAGGGCCCTGTCCCAAGTTCCCCGTCCGCCTCGTCCAGTTCCCCGGCTGCAGCGGCAGGCGGGGCTCTGCAGGCGCAGCCCGAGAAGCCTCAGCACTACAC GTATTTGAAAGAGTTCCGGACTGAACAGTGCCCACTCTTTGTGCAACACAAGTGCACCCAGCATCGACCCTATACCTGTTTCCATTGGCATTTTGTTAACCAGCGAAGACGGAGATCTGTGAGACGCAGAGATGGGACGTTCAACTACAGCCCAGATATTTACTGCACAAAATACGATGAAACGTCAGGCCTGTGCCCCGATGGGGATGA TTGCCCCTTTCTACATAGAACAACCGGGGACACAGAAAGAAGATATCACCTTCGATACTACAAGACTGGCATCTGCATCCATGAGACAGACTCCAAAGGTCATTGCACAAAGAATGGTCAGCACTGTGCTTTTGCTCACGGTCCCCATGATCTCCGCTCACCAGTATATGACATAAG AGAACTACAGGCTATGGAGGCCCTACAGAATGGACAGCCAACCCTGGATGGAAGCCTGGAAGGACAAACTGCAGTAGCAGCAAGTCATGCCATGATAGAGAAGATTCTGGGAGAGGAACCACGCTGGCAGG ACACCACCTATGTTCTCGGGCACTATAAGACTGAACAATGTAAAAAGCCTCCCCGTCTCTGCCGTCAAGGATATGCATGTCCCTATTACCACAATAGTAAGGACCGTAGAAGGAGTCCACGCCAAAATAAATACAG GTCTTCTCCTTGTCCAAGTGTGAAACACGGAGATGAATGGGGAGACCCTAGTAAGTGCGAAAGTGGGGACTCCTGTCAATATTGCCACACAAGAACAGAGCAGCAGTTTCACCCAGAG ATCTACAAGTCCACAAAATGCAACGACATGCAGCAGTCTGGAAGCTGCCCACGCGGGCCCTTCTGTGCCTTTGCACATGTAGAAC AATCCCTTCTTTGTGATGATCTTCAGTCTGCTTCTTCTGTGTCAAGTCCTACTCAGACGGGACCTATTATGTATATGCCATCTGCAGCAGGAGACTCTGTCCCTGTGAGCCCCTCAAGTCcacatgcaccagacttcagcaGT gTATGGGGCAAGATGACCCACCTTCCCACTAGTCCAACGTCAGCATCT ATGCTATGTGCCAGTTTAGGAAGTCCAACAAACCCATGTGGGTCTCCTCCGGGATCTCTAGGAAAACCTCTCAGTTTAGATAACCTCGGCTTTCATAGTGACCTGCCAGGCAGCTATAAAAGGGCTCCCGGATGCGAGAGAGAAGACTCTGTAGGAACGGATTATCTTAAAAACTATAAAAGCCAG GCCAAGTTAAAAGCGCACTCAATGGAGCACAGAAGCCAAGAACAACCTCTTTTACAGTCAAAACAG GATGCACTAGGAATCCTGCCCATGGGAAGTCCATTAACCTCAAGCATTTCCTCTAGCATTACATCAAGCCTGGCTGCTACACCACCCAGCCCGGCAGCTATAAGTGGTACCCCTGGTATGAATGCCAATGCTCTTCCTTTCTACCCAACCAGTGACACTGTAGAGTCAGTCATAG AATCTGCTCTCGATGATCTGGATCTGAATGACTTTGGGGTTGCGGCTTTAGAAAAATCATTTGATAACAGCACAGTTACATCTCCTGGAGGCATCATGATAG GTGGGAGTCTTATGCAGAGCTCGGCTCCTGTAAATATCCCTGGTTCCTTGGGTAGCTCGGCATCCTTTCACTCCACATCCCCATCGCCCCCCGTCAGCATCTCTTCACATTTCCTTCATCAAACAACCGGGCCTCACAGCCAGTCAGAGAATACCTTTCTTAGTACGTCAGCTACCCATAGTTCATTGG GTCTGAATGGGATGAATAATAGCATATGGGAACACTTTGTATCCGGCAGCTACTCCCCTGGAACATCCCCAGCGTttccatctggtccaggaggtGCTGAATTGGCCCGGCTCCGACAGGAATTAGAGGAGGCTAGTAGTACCATCAAGCAATGGGAGGACTCGTGGAAGCAAGCTaaacag GCCTGCGATGCCTGGAAAAAAGAAGCAGAGGAGGCCAATGAACGAGCCAGTGCGGCCAGCATGGAATGTGAATTAGCCCGGGAGCAGAGAGATGCTCTGGAACAACAACTGAAGAAACTGCAGGAAGAGCTGGAGAGAATTCCAGGGGTGTCGGATTCTAAGCTTCACAGCTCCATGAATGAACTGGAGGGGCTCCCTCTCTCCACCCTCTTTAGTATACAGAAGCAGCTACATGCCAGCCTTGAAAGGGTTGATAAG gtaGTTTTCCAGCTCCAGTCTATGAAATGTTGCAAGTGTCAGGACCAGAACAGAGCAATGTTACAGTGCCAACATAGCGTGCTATGCGAAGTGTGTGCAGCTGAAGAAGGCGAGTGCCCTAGCTGTCAGCTTACTATACAGCCGCTTCTGCAGCCATGA